One Aegilops tauschii subsp. strangulata cultivar AL8/78 chromosome 7, Aet v6.0, whole genome shotgun sequence genomic window carries:
- the LOC120969178 gene encoding uncharacterized protein, which translates to MLTKKIPGLQNLRTLIIDDMIKVQSNECAVFGSFFIMFTGLSKLRVLNLRFCGIGLSMFSFPDSIGKLKHLRYFAFRVPQITKLTLPAAFTKLYHMQVVDFGLCINLAFRCGEDMMNLVNLRCSHQLKHLNKLQGKLQIHGLEHVKTKEEAVEIKLAGKERLTELVLVWDHDHFRIPEPEVQAEVLEGLCPSKYLERLEIRNYQAVCFLLRTEAEADGLPNLQALTESLVSTTCLLAKDTFWQAGRKMRSLSWACLWEYMQIPFLRHTLRSGNKQSSGAHEILGRLRITGAALYVRSSYEILCA; encoded by the exons ATGCTTACTAAGAAGATACCAGGATTGCAAAATTTACGCACTCTCATCATTGATGACATGATAAAGGTTCAATCAAACGAGTGCGCTGTCTTTGGGAGTTTTTTCATTATGTTCACGGGGCTGTCGAAATTGCGGGTACTTAATTTACGTTTCTGTGGAATTGGTCTTAGTATGTTCTCATTCCCAGATTCCATTGGCAAGTTGAAACATCTGCGTTATTTTGCTTTTCGGGTGCCTCAAATTACCAAGCTAACTTTACCGGCCGCTTTTACCAAGCTTTACCACATGCAGGTGGTAGATTTTGGTCTTTGCATTAATTTGGCGTTCCGTTGTGGTGAAGATATGATGAACCTTGTCAACTTGCGGTGC TCACATCAGCTGAAACACTTAAACAAACTTCAAGGCAAGCTGCAGATCCATGGTCTTGAGCATGTTAAGACTAAGGAAGAGGCTGTTGAAATCAAACTTGCTGGCAAGGAAAGACTCACAGAACTGGTACTGGTGTGGGATCATGATCACTTTCGCATTCCAGAACCAGAGGTTCAAGCAGAGGTACTTGAGGGCCTTTGCCCTTCGAAGTATCTTGAAAGACTAGAAATCAGGAATTACCAAG CCGTGTGCTTTTTGCTGAGGACGGAAGCTGAAGCAGATGGGCTGCCAAATCTACAGGCTCTTACTGAATCGTTGGTTTCTACAACATGCTTG CTGGCTAAGGACACCTTCTGGCAGGCTGGCAGGAAGATGCGAAGCTTATCATGGGCATGCCTTTGGGAGTACATGCAGATTCCGTTCCTCAGGCATACTCTGCGCAGCGGGAACAAGCAAAGCAGTGGTGCGCATGAGATTCTGGGAAGATTGAGGATCACCGGCGCCGCCTTGTATGTCAGATCTTCGTATGAAATACTATGCGCCTGA
- the LOC109761632 gene encoding uncharacterized protein, translating to MTGGARFCRRGITVHPFHSLDAVRRRARADSSRNPFDRSLPRIVTGPPTPTLIRLRSLLPLVRRRRPVHISDRRRRHIVAMVSWSEDDDSSEGEHGRYYQYATSGSNDGIVKIPATTDDSEFEGNDYVLCHEHRKRAERLVAFEGIHTGRRFLACAVKDGKNCGLVEWVDPSWPATMENALSKLWDMYEQSKRNRIEDNLMNSFAVHKLTQEKIKLQASYDKLVGDVQALLDENERRAQMERKPDESELQEKYDMVKNLTVSQASVIRNMKLKFAEEKTKLQAHIDELEKVVEQTKAKLNGIKAILDE from the exons atgacaggtggggcccgctTTTGTCGACGTGGCATAACTGTTCATCCGTTTCACTCGTTAGACGCCGTCAGACGCCGTGCGCGGGCCGACTCGAGCCGGAACCCTTTTGACCGGTCCCTCCCTCGAATCGTTACGGGCCCACCCACCCCAACCCTCATTCGCTTGCGCTCTCTGCTCCCACTCGTTCGCCGCCGTCGACCCGTCCACATctccgaccgccgccgccgccacatcGTCGCCATGGTTTCCTGGAGTGAGGATGATGACAGCAGTGAAGGTGAGCACGGCAGGTATTACCAGTACGCCACCTCAGGTTCAAACGACGGCATCGTGAAG ATCCCTGCTACCACGGATGACTCCGAATTCGAGGGCAATGATTATGTTTTGTGCCATGAACACCGGAAGCGAGCAGAAAGACTTGTTGCTTTCGAGGGCATCCATACTGGCAGGAGGTTCCTTGCTTGTGCTGTGAAG GATGGTAAAAACTGTGGACTAGTTGAATGGGTTGATCCATCTTGGCCAGCTACAATGGAGAATGCACTGTCCAAGTTATGGGATATGTATGAGCAGTCCAAGAGAAACAGGATTGAGGACAACCTGATGAACTCATTTGCTGTTCACAAACTGACACAAGAGAAGATCAAGCTGCAGGCCAGTTATGACAAGTTGGTTGGAGATGTTCAAGCCCTTTTGGATGAGAATGAGAGGAGGGCCCAGATGGAAAGGAAGCCTGATGAGAGCGAGCTCCAAGAGAAGTATGACATGGTTAAGAACCTGACAGTATCTCAAGCCAGTGTCATTAGGAACATGAAGTTGAAGTTTGCTGAAGAGAAGACTAAGCTGCAGGCCCATATTGATGAGCTTGAGAAGGTTGTGGAGCAGACCAAGGCCAAGCTGAATGGGATCAAGGCAATCTTAGATGAATGA
- the LOC120968372 gene encoding uncharacterized protein, producing MSFWSELQKTSTLKARVVKNHKSLVLCPKTLIPRLIFCRNHKSLGSLVLSGIMTGGARFCRRGITVHPFHSLDAVRRRARADSSRNPFDRSLPASSSPSLHLFPSPHPLLSDMATASGGGDCGGPAGGGDDRPPEADLCGSSNPGAPSDSSPNTSPQHSLEFAAARSWARAVKADPTESHRWGSSFGGVYLDDAVWEVKMHFHERDNLERSLCISDITYHNLVALIETEGYGLNDYIYFVREPGVGIEGLVEISDDDKVDEMLDHIANKDQTVVNLTVIRATDPRPADLNAGYLYEEQVPLSQLGEKPVYEVNPSGFLFRSPEKSNKQRQSEPLQFFSTQQSTNLDIAMEQDEQETLMELKRRTKIENFRKHKEASEHVQMVKQKLPVLLTEDDSDLDADEDFVKRLNDLRRQREDPLLHFEGDTNVDEVYGEDEEEEQVEQVEEDEQMEHEEEEQVEEQVEQQHEPPKKKEKRKGPTKRSHSSLE from the exons ATGTCATTCTggagtgaattgcaaaaaacatCGACATTGAAGGCTAGGGTTGTCaaaaatcacaagtctctagttTTGTGCCCAAAAACACTAATTCCCAGGCTAATTTTTTGCAGAAACCACAAGTCGCTCGGTTCGCTCGTTTTAAGTGGgattatgacaggtggggcccgctTTTGTCGACGTGGCATAACTGTTCATCCGTTTCACTCGTTAGACGCCGTCAGACGCCGTGCGCGGGCCGACTCGAGCCGGAACCCTTTTGACCGGTCCCTCCCCGCTAGCTCTTCTCCATCTCTCCATCTCTTTCCCTCCCCACACCCTCTCCTCTCAGACATGGCGACGGCGAGTGGCGGTGGCGACTGCGGTGGGCCTGCCGGTGGTGGAGACGACAGGCCACCGGAGGCGGATCTCTGCGGCAGCTCAAACCCCGGCGCCCCTTCGGACAGCAGCCCCAACACCAGCCCCCAGCACTCGCTGGAGTTCGCGGCGGCTAGATCTTGGGCCAGGGCCGTGAAGGCGGATCCGACGGAAAGCCACCGGTGGGGCTCTTCATTCGGCGGCGTCTA TTTGGACGATGCTGTTTGGGAAGTTAAAATGCACTTCCATGAAAGAGACAACTTGGAGAGATCCCTCTGCATTTCAGACATCACATATCACAATTTGGTAGCATTAATAGAGACAGAGGGATATGGGCTGAATGATTACATCTACTTTGTGAGGGAGCCTGGTGTGGGTATTGAAGGATTGGTAGAAATTTCTGATGATGACAAGGTGGATGAAATGCTTGACCATATTGCTAATAAGGATCAGACTGTAGTGAATTTGACAGTGATTAGGGCCACTGATCCAAGACCTGCAGATTTGAATGCAGGGTATTTGTATGAGGAGCAGGTTCCTTTGAGTCAATTAGGAGAAAAACCTGTCTATGAAGTCAATCCTTCTGGATTTCTATTCAGATCACCTGAGAAATCAAATAAACAGAGGCAGTCAGAGCCACTTCAGTTCTTTTCCACACAGCAGAGCACAAACTTAGATATTGCTATGGAGCAAGATGAGCAGGAGACACTAATGGAGCTAAAGAGGAGAACCAAGATTGAGAACTTTAGGAAACATAAGGAGGCATCTGAGCATGTTCAAATGGTTAAGCAAAAACTACCAGTTCTTCTAACTGAAGATGACTCTGATCTGGATGCAGATGAGGACTTTGTTAAAAGGCTTAATGATTTGAGGAGGCAGAGAGAGGACCCACTCCTTCATTTTGAAGGAGACACTAATGTGGATGAAGTGTATGGGGAAGATGAGGAAGAGGAGCAAGTGGAGCAAGTGGAGGAGGATGAGCAGATGGAGcatgaggaggaggagcaggtggAGGAGCAGGTGGAGCAACAACATGAGCCAccaaagaagaaggaaaaaagaaaagggccaaccAAGAGGTCACATTCAAGCTTGGAGTAA